The window tatttatttaattaatattttatttttaaatcaaaatttccAAGAATTAAAAGCATGTACCaaatatttttgataaaaataatattttcaataataGCATTCTTAGAGTATCTCCAATAAGAGTGTTTATATGAGTTGTTTAAATCTAAACAATGTTGTTTAACTTTTGTTCTCACTGAGGTGATGTTGCTTGTATAAGTATTGTTGtttaacaaatttatatcataaatataatatttttcaagtattataggactcaaaaaattaaattaatcactcAATTTAATAACTTTAGCATTAGAGTGAATTTCATGtaaagtatttaaatatatgtaaaattataatattcattaaataatgataagcaatccatttaaataattatacattttaGATGTGCTTAGGAATATTATTctaaagaatataattaaatatgtaaaacaaattaaagtaaCTTACCACTCCTTacctaattcaaataaaaatggctataaaaaatgaaaagcatTAATGCTAGTGATTCCAAAATCCCATaacttataaaatcaatttaatgcGGCCATTTTTTTCCAGCGAAGTTAGTGGATTATTCGATcctctataaaaaaaagtttgaggATTTTATTTGCTGTTGCTTTGCTTCAGCCACCGTTTGTGGTGATCATAGTAGTATTagtcaaacaaataattttttgtgttatGCTTAATTTTGTATTGGCGCGGAAAGTAACTAGTAGTGGCCAAATTAGATATCAAACAAAGGATCATATACCCATAATACGTATTTTCATTTGTTCGTGCGCCGTGATTCTCAAATTAGGAGTCAAGTActaatgttttgttttgtttcatgCCAATACTGAATCAAGAAAAATTCAATTCCAAAATCTCCCTGTATCAAATCTATATATACCAATATTCAAGTACTCACTAGTCACAAGGAGCACATTTAATCCAACAGAATCACAGGGCTTTGGTCAACAAAATTACCCTCATCAATATCATTTCATACATTACATATATCTCAAACTTTAATTATAGTTAAATTCCCtatatcttcaatttttttacccCCTCAATACCCACTTACCCAGAACCAGAAACCATGGCTTCTAGAGGCCTAAAAATTTGCTTGGCTGTGTCTCTACTCTTGTTGATCATTTTTACAATTGCAATTGTGACCTTATTTATGACCATCTTTAAGCCCAAAAATCCTGAAATCACTGTCCACCCTGTTGGTCTAGAAGACTTTCAATCTTCCTTTTCACCCAATTTGACCCTAAATGTGACTCTAGGCATGATAATTACTATAAGAAATCCAAACTATGGAAGCTTCCAGTACATAAACTCCACTAGTTATGTGAAATTTCATGATACCGTGGTAGCTGAAGTTCCAATTGAAGCAGAGTTAGTCCCAGCACGTAGCCAAATTAATGTGAACACTTCAGCAGATTTTATGGTAGCAAAGTTAATCAATGATCCTAATTTTTTGTCAGATGTTCTAGGTGGAACTTTGAATTTCACATCAACAATTGCACTTCCTGGGAAAGCCCGTATGCTCAATATTATCAAATTGAAGGCCACGTCCTATAGCACATGTGACATCTCTGTTAATATAAGTTCTAGGAATGTTGATACCAATTGCAAGTCCAAAATCAAGCTTTAATTGTTTCGAGCCAGGATTTTCAGCACATGTACCAGTAGCCttgttattctttttaattgattgataacTGCTGTTTTgtttatgttgttgttgtttacaGGAACTACATTTGTATTGGAGTATATATATGCCTTCTTTGGCATTAAAGAATATGCCGGTATCATGTACAAGTAGTAAAATATTATAGTTTCAagagatgtaatttttttttggatattttaaaagtcacatgtcttatattgattgatttaacaTTCATTCAGGTGTTTATATATTGAGTGTTGCTAGGTACACCcagcatttaattaaaataccaaAATTACTCCCGCGCTTTTTTCACATTTGTGATGGATGTGTATGAGGGTGATCCGTAAAtcgtacggatcaagttgatccgtaaggtttctacggatcaagttgatccgtaagacttttacggatcaacttaaatGGCTTACGAATCAaggatatttttgtcattttaccttaagtgctgggtgcactagcaataatgctgggtgcacctagcaacacccttatATATTAACTTGTTTTAAAGAGTTTTCAAACAAGCAAGTAAAGAAAGTGGGTTTATAACTGGGCCGTTTGGGCCTAAGGCAACACAATTCCTTTAATATTGGGCTTggaagaatttttatttaaggtttaataaattattttggaagAATTTTTTTACCAAGTCTTATCCGTAAAATTTGAGTTGGTATGGCCTCAATGTTCACTAATCTTATAGAGCATATACTATGATTTGTCCTCCTAAAAATGTTAGTAacacaatttttaatatattgttttttatttgttgaaatttatcaaatattataaattttgatgaatCCCATAATTCATTTAATGATTCTCTttcttatattttgtaattttcaataaaaaaattctttctctttctaaatTCTTATGTTGTCatcttactaatttttttatttctcattttacTAAGAAATAGTTGTTATATTTTGGTAGAGTTACATATATCACACAAGTCTTTTAAGACAATATTAACACAAATCTCAGGTAAATTTGTTTGTAATCTTCAGCTACACAAATACAATAGACAATTGCATGAATTGTTTACAAATTAAgctagaaaattttaaatttctcaccTTTCAATTTGgtttctataatatatatatatatatagcattatTCTTGATAATTTCATAAGAATTTCTAGTCTATATACTAACTAGGGCACTTTAACACTTGTGATGCATGACGGCACTAATCATAGGCTACAATTTGGGCGTAGAAGCATGAAGAATGTTGCACATGGCTAGGCTAAGACACGATCCACATGTTAATTCATAGAAACTTCCCCACTTTGTTGTCTTCAATTACCTACCACGGTTACAAACATTAATTAGAGGGGTGCACTAGAtactaaagattaaaatattagaGTTGGCCAATTGTGACATATACAAAtgaagaaataatcaaaccCAAAAGTGGACATGTGGTCCAAATCCCGAAGCTTAAGCTCCCCTTTCGCCGTCCAGAAAGATACGTGATAAGTTAGATTGGATATTGTTCTCATAATAATATTCCTAAAAAGTTGTTCAGTTTATGCAGAGGTTGTTAGTTGCCGGCCATTTTCATATACAATCACAGAGAATTTCAGCAGGAACAAATATACATGGAGTAACATTCCTTGTCCTCCAAATTATGAAAGTAGTAaagactattattttttttataaaaaaaaagggggagtgATGCAAGTAACAAGAGAAAAGGGTAACTTTATTTATCCACATGAAATTTAGATAAGACAGAACacattattttacatatttgttGAATCCTGTTGTGAGTTCATGACATGGACAAATCGTAGGCCCGTTTGTTTAGAATTTTATAAAGGCTGttattttcaactttttataaagcattattttgaatttttttcataaaattatataattattgtaaatgtttaaatatatcTTTCAATGGTAGAATTTCATTTGAAAAAGCGTTTAAATAAAcgagtttataataatttaggaatacttaatttttattttttgatcagCCTGactacttaatttatttattcaaatatttctttaagGTTTAAAACATCAaactttgaaatatatattgttattttattttaaatgagagAATTATTCATTgagtttttttaacatatatgattttttcttttacaaaatctaataacaaataatttttggtTAATAAACCTAAGACTTGAACTTTAATGACTTTACTCTTAAGTCTGTTTTGATGTcacctattttttattcttccatCCTTTTAATTAAGCAACCAAAGAAAGGAAGAGAACGTGATTTTACAATTTTGCCTTTCCCCCGTCCTTCTTCGTTGTTTCTCTCCTAGCAAATATAGtgcaaagttattttttatcacttgttttttctttcttctcatttgtTAACACATaagttgttggatcaagtgatagtggattttattttttaaataaaatctcatgtttgaatcttaaaaataatatatatatatatatataattgaaaggaaaaaattttataaaaatgattatcaGATCCTTCGCCAAAATAAGTAAATACTTTATACTAattacatgattaaaaaaaataaaaaaaaataatattgcatgctatttgaacaaaaaataaacataattatcaAATAAGTAAATATACTTATCATCAATGGAAATTAGATGACCTTTTTTACATCTATTATAAACCGTGTTCACAACAAAATCcgtttattaaattttagtatgCATGAATTATGCGCACATATATGATCCTATACAATCAAAAAATAATGTTACCATGTTGGTAACCTATATAAACAAATCAACTGAAAACTGTCATATGAGGCTGATAAATCAAATTATGACATCTGAGTACCATTTGTCATGTATTAGTTCTTCCAAAATCGCATTATAGAGAAAGTTCAACGTAAGAAGCATATAAACTTGTCAGTTGTACCAACTTGCGTTTCACTCTGTTTCAATTCACGGGGCCTAAATCACTATGACTTTATTCTTGTCGTGGAGGCACAGGAGAAACATGTTTCTACAAAAATCAATACAGTACACATCACCAAGCAATACAAAACTACATTTACACAAGCGAATGTGACTAGGTTAAGTGTGTGTGAGAGGATAGCACATGATGCTAATTATTGTCCAGTTAATTGGTGGGGGGACCATAGTTTGAAAACgaatatgtttcttttttggGTAGCCAAATGGTTCATTCACTTGTTGGTTTGGCTTTCTAAGCACTTGGATGAACATAGACCGAAAATTACGCAGATATCATACCTTACCGAATATAGCAAATTCAGAACCGTGGATTTACATATTTTGAGAAAAGTAGTAGTAGTAGAATACTAGAACGCTTAATTTATAAGGTCAACTTGTTGGGGGTAACTTGGGGGTTgcttatacattaatttttgtGAAAGACACAGATATTACACAAATAAGCAATCCAAGACGTGagttgtaaatattttattcgtTTTTTGAGGGTCAGAGACAATAAGCAATGCTCTATTTAGCGGGGCAATGTAAATTAAGTAACTACGGAACGTTGCTCTGACAcgagatatatatatttttgctattttttgACAAGTCCGTATCGTTTTCTAACATATATACTTGCTagtttgttgaaatttttcGGGGGTTAATTAATATGGGAAATTGTTTCCTAGGATTCATATACGTAAATTTATgcactttcatttttattaaacttcCTTAGCACTCAATTTGGAACCACTGAAATATGGAAATAGATCACGGACgaaaaaatccaaaaacaaatccTTCTTCCATTTGTATTTGATACTATTTCTGGAAGGAAGGAATCGTAAGAAAGTAAATGGGGTTCACTACTTTTTTAATCCATTCATTTTGgatgaaaaggagaaaaattagAAGGGGTATTCAAATGTACTAGTACAATCATACATTAAATTTCCGCTGATAACCATACTCCTTCGTTTTTGCCATAACAGCACGTAATTTAGATAAGATCTAAGATGTTTACTACGTGACCATCTTGAAACAGAATTTTGTTGACCTAGTTACCATACGTATACCTCTAGTGGCCTAAGAGTCACCTTCCCTCCCCGGCCCCTACAAATAAATAAGCAAGTCTCCATCGGGTTGTAGTCTGTAGGGTACCTAGAACAAGTTGAAACGATTTCcatattcaattcaaaattgttGAATTAATGCATGTATAACTAgaccaaaagaaaattaaaagaatataatgTCATTCATGCTTtcaattctatttttatattttg of the Glycine max cultivar Williams 82 chromosome 13, Glycine_max_v4.0, whole genome shotgun sequence genome contains:
- the LOC100808471 gene encoding late embryogenesis abundant protein At1g64065, coding for MASRGLKICLAVSLLLLIIFTIAIVTLFMTIFKPKNPEITVHPVGLEDFQSSFSPNLTLNVTLGMIITIRNPNYGSFQYINSTSYVKFHDTVVAEVPIEAELVPARSQINVNTSADFMVAKLINDPNFLSDVLGGTLNFTSTIALPGKARTTFVLEYIYAFFGIKEYAGIMYK